A genome region from Syntrophorhabdaceae bacterium includes the following:
- a CDS encoding DUF6485 family protein, giving the protein MEKNRAACTCTYDSCSRKGKCCECVAYHRSKKQLPGCFFSKEGEASYDRSYQRFVMENA; this is encoded by the coding sequence ATGGAGAAAAACAGGGCCGCCTGCACGTGCACCTATGATTCCTGTTCGCGTAAAGGAAAATGCTGCGAATGCGTGGCGTATCACAGAAGCAAGAAACAGCTTCCCGGCTGCTTCTTTTCAAAGGAGGGCGAGGCCTCCTACGATCGTTCCTACCAAAGGTTTGTCATGGAGAACGCATAA
- a CDS encoding GNAT family N-acetyltransferase yields MVESGFIIRRMERKDVELAVKWAAEEGWNPGLNDAVCFHHADPHGFFTGELNGEPIGCISAVSYGDSFGFIGFYIIRKEQRGKWYGVELGRHAMSHLGTRNIGIDGVVKKIGNYEKFGFTLAHRNTRYEGKGGGSSSAGIVELTTLAFEALVSYDASIFPARRARFLEQWITQPGGTSLGFLKDTELKGYGVIRPCKTGFKMGPLFADSFDIARRLFDALAGTVSPRTPVFLDVPATNPAGLALVQYGNLAPVFETGRMYNREIPAVPMEKVFGITSFELG; encoded by the coding sequence ATGGTTGAGAGTGGATTCATTATAAGACGGATGGAGAGGAAGGATGTTGAGCTTGCCGTGAAGTGGGCAGCCGAGGAAGGCTGGAACCCCGGCTTGAATGATGCGGTTTGCTTCCACCACGCGGATCCCCATGGTTTTTTCACGGGAGAACTGAACGGTGAACCGATAGGCTGCATTTCAGCGGTATCCTATGGGGACTCCTTCGGGTTCATAGGTTTCTATATCATCAGAAAAGAACAGCGCGGAAAATGGTATGGCGTCGAGCTTGGGAGACATGCGATGAGCCATCTCGGCACCCGCAACATTGGTATCGACGGAGTGGTAAAGAAGATAGGGAATTATGAAAAGTTCGGTTTTACACTTGCCCACAGGAACACCCGATATGAAGGCAAAGGCGGGGGGTCAAGCTCTGCTGGCATCGTTGAGCTGACAACCCTCGCCTTTGAAGCACTCGTTTCCTATGACGCCTCCATTTTTCCGGCGCGGCGGGCACGCTTTCTCGAACAATGGATCACGCAGCCCGGCGGCACATCCCTCGGTTTCCTCAAGGACACAGAACTGAAAGGCTACGGTGTGATCCGCCCCTGCAAGACAGGATTTAAAATGGGCCCCCTTTTTGCTGATTCCTTCGACATCGCCCGGAGATTGTTTGATGCCCTGGCAGGAACGGTATCGCCGCGAACACCTGTTTTTCTGGATGTTCCCGCAACAAATCCTGCCGGCCTTGCGCTCGTACAGTATGGGAACCTGGCGCCCGTATTTGAAACAGGCAGAATGTACAACAGGGAAATACCTGCCGTCCCGATGGAGAAGGTATTCGGGATCACAAGCTTTGAGCTTGGCTGA
- a CDS encoding glucokinase: MKNIMAVDIGGTNSRFAHFAIDDKETLSYIGGLRLKTASASSLDDLIEKAHREGPIPAGARWDAVVLAVPGAVKEETYAKLANVPWAVDVSGLRERTVGTKILLINDFVAQAFACPLGDRLTKEIVQAGEAQPGASIGVIGAGTGLGHCALASTQGDTLLPLPSEAGHAAFPFYGNAETAYRDFLLDRTQAEYPYGDIVVSGPGLTHLHAFLTGRELPPEKIVTEITPEAETTVLFARFYARACRNYALTVLTLGGLFIAGGVAMKNPFLVVNNHFREEFTHSVHYGAMLEKIPVSLMLSEDSGLWGAANFGAINLGREKRS, translated from the coding sequence ATGAAGAATATTATGGCCGTGGACATAGGGGGAACGAACAGCCGTTTCGCGCACTTTGCCATCGATGACAAAGAAACCCTGTCATACATCGGCGGGCTGAGACTGAAGACAGCCAGCGCGTCGTCCCTTGACGATCTCATCGAGAAGGCACACAGAGAAGGTCCGATACCGGCGGGCGCACGGTGGGATGCCGTGGTCCTCGCCGTGCCCGGGGCAGTTAAGGAAGAGACCTATGCGAAGCTGGCGAACGTCCCCTGGGCAGTGGATGTATCCGGCCTTCGGGAACGCACCGTCGGCACGAAGATACTCCTCATCAATGATTTCGTTGCGCAGGCCTTTGCCTGCCCCCTGGGGGACCGGCTCACGAAGGAGATCGTGCAGGCCGGCGAGGCGCAGCCAGGCGCCAGCATAGGTGTGATAGGCGCAGGTACGGGTCTCGGGCACTGTGCTCTCGCATCGACGCAAGGGGACACTCTCCTGCCCTTGCCTTCAGAGGCCGGGCACGCCGCTTTCCCCTTCTATGGAAACGCCGAAACGGCCTACCGGGATTTTCTCCTCGACAGGACACAGGCCGAGTATCCCTATGGTGATATCGTCGTGAGCGGACCGGGCCTCACCCATCTTCATGCCTTCCTGACGGGTCGCGAGCTCCCGCCGGAAAAGATCGTCACCGAGATTACCCCGGAGGCGGAGACGACCGTCCTTTTCGCCCGCTTCTACGCCCGTGCCTGCCGCAACTATGCGCTCACCGTCCTCACCCTGGGTGGTCTCTTTATCGCAGGCGGCGTCGCAATGAAAAACCCCTTCCTCGTCGTGAACAACCATTTCAGGGAGGAATTCACTCATTCGGTCCACTATGGCGCGATGCTCGAAAAGATCCCCGTATCCCTCATGCTGAGCGAGGACAGCGGCCTGTGGGGGGCCGCCAATTTTGGTGCCATCAACCTGGGAAGGGAGAAACGATCGTGA
- a CDS encoding radical SAM protein, which produces MRGDEFFRQLAAREPFAGLHPSVGAFFREYLSREKAVSFDGRFVVNAHFPPFPGGAFDNLAEHFGALGERGNRRLYSVTLGVTNRCRYRCWHCYNAGRKQRDLSLRNVEKIARQLSGLGSVMVTLSGGEPLLRRDLEDIVGFFDSRSCLMLNTTGSGLTEDRARRLKEKGLFAIGVSLDSMNSEEHDRKRGRRGAFRTALRALHTASESGLYPYVVTVASREILKPDNFMRFIEFAGRSRAREVHLLEPCPTGRLSGRGDVVLDPAGRKLILDYQHEVAAREDLPILSTFLYLESQNAFGCGAGLTYLYIDGSGEVCPCNLIPLSFGNAVREPLTAILERMGRHFAKPRASCVGHILAGHIPEGPIPAPPEISEKVCGEHLPRRHRLPRFFTVKRGATASVGSAELRHAYDRICCDYDRHWLSEAGKPVRKLVEKLTPGGAMRIFEAGCGSGYATALLAEGFGPSCGITAADISREMIGVARKRIRAAGHGNVRFFQGDALRALRRRGPFDLVFTSWVLGYIPLQPFFETTAASLDEGGRLAFIVHRQNSPARELGIFRELVAEDPSVLKKRIHFDFPEGRSQVERLLERTGLLPEEISESRIVFRCASPEGVLEHLIGSGAGTAFYDALDPVRRQDMEARFKKVLSGGGSGQGVYDVVHEFVLCVARKAA; this is translated from the coding sequence ATGAGGGGAGACGAATTCTTTCGTCAGCTTGCCGCACGGGAGCCTTTTGCCGGTTTGCATCCATCCGTGGGAGCCTTTTTCAGGGAATACCTCTCCCGTGAGAAGGCTGTCAGTTTCGACGGCCGTTTCGTCGTCAACGCCCATTTTCCTCCCTTTCCCGGCGGCGCATTCGATAATCTCGCGGAGCATTTCGGCGCCCTCGGAGAACGGGGCAACCGCAGGCTCTATTCCGTCACATTGGGAGTCACCAACCGCTGCCGGTACCGGTGCTGGCATTGCTACAATGCCGGGCGGAAACAGCGCGACCTCAGCCTTCGCAACGTGGAAAAGATCGCGCGTCAGCTTTCCGGGCTCGGCAGCGTTATGGTCACCCTCTCCGGAGGTGAACCGCTCCTGCGGAGGGACCTCGAAGACATAGTGGGCTTTTTCGACAGCAGGTCCTGCCTCATGCTCAACACCACCGGCTCGGGCCTGACGGAAGATCGTGCCAGAAGGCTGAAAGAAAAGGGCCTCTTTGCCATTGGCGTCAGCCTCGATTCAATGAACTCAGAAGAACATGATAGGAAACGCGGGAGACGGGGGGCATTCCGGACCGCCCTGAGAGCCTTGCACACGGCGTCCGAGAGCGGCCTTTACCCTTACGTCGTCACGGTGGCCAGCCGGGAGATCCTGAAGCCGGACAACTTCATGAGATTCATCGAGTTCGCCGGCAGATCACGTGCCCGCGAGGTCCACCTTCTTGAGCCGTGCCCCACGGGGAGGCTCTCGGGCAGAGGCGACGTGGTTCTCGACCCTGCCGGGCGAAAGCTCATTCTCGACTATCAGCACGAGGTGGCGGCGAGAGAAGACCTGCCCATACTCTCCACTTTTCTCTATCTCGAATCTCAAAATGCCTTCGGCTGCGGAGCGGGGCTCACCTATCTTTATATCGATGGCAGCGGCGAGGTCTGCCCCTGCAATCTCATCCCCCTAAGCTTCGGCAATGCGGTAAGGGAGCCCCTGACGGCTATCCTCGAACGGATGGGGAGACATTTCGCGAAACCCCGGGCATCCTGCGTGGGCCATATCCTGGCAGGACACATCCCCGAGGGACCCATACCGGCTCCGCCAGAGATATCCGAAAAGGTTTGTGGGGAGCACCTTCCTCGCAGACACAGGCTTCCTCGCTTTTTTACCGTTAAAAGAGGCGCAACGGCAAGTGTCGGCAGCGCCGAACTGCGCCACGCCTACGACAGGATCTGCTGCGATTACGATCGGCACTGGCTCAGCGAGGCAGGCAAACCCGTTCGGAAGCTCGTGGAAAAACTGACGCCCGGGGGGGCCATGAGGATATTCGAGGCAGGATGCGGCAGCGGTTATGCTACAGCGCTTCTGGCGGAGGGTTTTGGCCCCTCCTGCGGGATAACGGCCGCTGACATATCGCGGGAGATGATAGGTGTTGCCCGGAAGCGCATCCGCGCTGCAGGCCACGGCAACGTCCGGTTCTTTCAGGGAGACGCCCTGAGGGCATTGCGGCGGCGTGGCCCCTTCGACCTTGTCTTTACAAGCTGGGTCCTGGGATATATCCCCCTTCAGCCTTTCTTTGAGACCACTGCGGCATCCCTTGATGAAGGCGGCCGTCTCGCCTTTATCGTTCACCGGCAGAATTCGCCCGCCCGGGAGCTGGGAATATTTCGTGAACTTGTTGCCGAGGACCCTTCGGTGCTCAAGAAACGTATCCATTTCGACTTTCCCGAGGGCAGGTCCCAGGTGGAGCGGCTTCTTGAAAGAACGGGCCTCCTTCCCGAAGAGATCTCCGAGAGCCGGATCGTGTTCCGGTGCGCCTCGCCGGAGGGCGTCCTGGAGCATCTCATCGGGTCCGGCGCAGGAACAGCCTTCTACGATGCCCTCGACCCTGTCAGGAGACAGGATATGGAGGCCAGATTCAAAAAAGTCCTGTCCGGCGGCGGCTCGGGGCAGGGGGTCTACGATGTCGTGCATGAATTCGTTCTGTGCGTTGCACGAAAGGCCGCTTGA
- a CDS encoding proline iminopeptidase-family hydrolase, whose translation MGRLRTRGRPYMRKAFAVWLILLAVLCLAACPAADVLTEREGFVEVTGGRVWYRIVGSGNETPVILLHGGPGSASDYLKPLEKLAVDRPVIFYDQLGSGRSDRPADRTLWRIERFVEELSRVRAALKLKDIHLYGHSWGTMIAVDYMLTKPAGVKSLILASPCLSVKRWVEDADALILQMPLQIRRVIRHHEREGTTGSKEYEQAVGEYLKRHLCRLDPWPPGLLQAFNMSNQEIYGIMWGPSEFHPTGNLKTYERVSRLREIRVPTFFTAGRYDEATPGATEWYRSHVPDSSLQIFEKSAHLPMFEEPETYLESIRGFLKKEK comes from the coding sequence ATGGGTCGCTTGAGGACACGGGGCAGACCATATATGAGAAAGGCCTTTGCGGTATGGCTCATCCTTCTCGCCGTCTTGTGCCTTGCCGCATGCCCTGCCGCCGATGTCCTCACCGAGCGTGAAGGGTTCGTCGAGGTCACCGGCGGCAGGGTATGGTACCGCATCGTCGGCTCCGGCAACGAAACCCCCGTCATTCTTCTTCACGGGGGGCCGGGCAGCGCCAGTGATTATCTCAAGCCCCTCGAGAAACTTGCCGTGGACCGGCCCGTCATCTTCTATGACCAGCTAGGCTCCGGCAGGTCGGACCGCCCCGCCGACAGGACGCTGTGGCGCATCGAAAGGTTCGTCGAGGAACTCTCCCGCGTCAGGGCGGCCCTGAAACTGAAAGATATTCACCTCTACGGACACTCCTGGGGGACCATGATCGCCGTAGATTACATGCTGACGAAACCTGCCGGGGTAAAGAGCCTTATCCTCGCGAGCCCTTGCCTCAGTGTAAAGCGATGGGTGGAAGATGCGGATGCCCTCATCCTCCAGATGCCTTTACAGATACGACGGGTGATCAGGCACCACGAACGGGAAGGCACAACCGGTTCAAAGGAATATGAACAGGCCGTGGGGGAATATCTCAAGCGCCACCTGTGCCGCCTTGACCCATGGCCGCCCGGGCTTTTGCAGGCATTCAACATGTCAAACCAGGAGATCTACGGGATCATGTGGGGACCAAGCGAATTCCACCCGACGGGAAACCTTAAGACTTACGAGCGCGTCTCCCGGCTTCGTGAGATCAGGGTGCCCACCTTTTTTACGGCTGGCCGGTACGATGAAGCAACGCCGGGGGCAACGGAATGGTATCGTTCCCATGTACCCGACTCTTCCCTGCAGATATTCGAGAAAAGTGCACACCTCCCCATGTTCGAGGAACCCGAGACCTACCTGGAGAGCATCAGGGGGTTTCTGAAGAAAGAGAAGTAA
- a CDS encoding GGGtGRT protein: MALFENYDRRIGLINATLNKYGITSIEEAKKICDSKGVDPYKIAKETQPICFENVGWAYIVGASIAIKRGCTKAADAAEAIGEGLQAFCIPGSVADDRKVGLGHGNLAAMLLREDTRCFAFLAGHESFAAAEGAIGIAKSANKVRHQPLQVVLNGLGKDAAQIISRINGFTYVRTKFDYHSGKLEIVESRPYSKGDKAAVRCYGADDVREGVAIMHHEKVDVSITGNSTNPTRFQHPVAGTYKKECNGANRKYFSVASGGGTGRTLHPDNMAAGPASYGMTDTMGRMHSDAQFAGSSSVPAHVEMMGFLGMGNNPMVGATVAVAVAVEQAGK, translated from the coding sequence ATGGCACTTTTCGAGAACTACGACAGAAGGATCGGGCTGATCAACGCCACGCTGAATAAATACGGCATCACATCTATCGAGGAAGCGAAGAAGATCTGTGACAGCAAGGGCGTGGATCCATACAAGATCGCAAAGGAAACCCAGCCGATATGCTTTGAGAATGTTGGCTGGGCTTACATCGTCGGCGCATCCATAGCCATTAAGAGGGGCTGCACGAAAGCGGCGGATGCCGCCGAGGCCATCGGTGAAGGGCTGCAGGCATTCTGCATTCCCGGCTCCGTTGCAGATGACAGAAAAGTTGGCCTGGGACACGGGAACCTGGCTGCCATGCTTTTGAGGGAAGACACCAGATGTTTCGCATTTCTCGCGGGACACGAGTCGTTTGCCGCCGCCGAAGGCGCTATCGGCATTGCCAAGTCGGCAAACAAGGTGAGGCACCAGCCCCTGCAGGTTGTCCTGAACGGGCTCGGGAAGGACGCGGCACAGATCATCTCCCGGATAAACGGGTTCACCTACGTGAGAACGAAATTCGATTACCATTCGGGAAAGCTCGAGATCGTGGAAAGCCGGCCCTATTCAAAAGGTGACAAGGCGGCGGTGAGATGCTACGGCGCCGATGACGTCCGTGAGGGTGTCGCCATTATGCACCATGAAAAAGTGGATGTTTCCATCACCGGGAATTCAACGAATCCGACGCGCTTCCAGCACCCCGTCGCAGGCACATACAAAAAAGAGTGCAACGGGGCGAACCGGAAATATTTCTCAGTCGCTTCGGGAGGCGGCACGGGCAGGACCCTCCATCCCGACAACATGGCCGCGGGCCCGGCTTCATACGGCATGACGGACACGATGGGCCGGATGCACTCCGACGCGCAGTTCGCAGGTTCATCGTCGGTGCCGGCGCATGTGGAGATGATGGGTTTTCTCGGCATGGGCAACAACCCCATGGTAGGCGCAACCGTCGCGGTGGCGGTGGCGGTAGAACAGGCGGGGAAGTAA
- a CDS encoding ATP-binding protein: MAGSREIKAKGMNVKKFVDEKVEEIRAAVGKGVAINALSGGVDSSVVTMLGHKALGDRLKTYFIDTGLMRKDEPERIASIFKGLGVNIEILDAKAKFFKALKGITDPEQKREAITQTFYKDVFGRLVTKSKAKYLLQGTILTDIDETVAGIKRQHNVFEQLGIDPKKAFGYHILEPLVQLRKDGVRKVGAVLGLPAFMYKRIPFPGPALAARVVGEITPEKVEIVRLATVVVEEELAKVKAFQYLAILHEDRMTGMRDGKRDFGRQIEVRCWDSVDARKATPTNLPFSKLTRIASRICREVPGVVSVTYNIAAKPPSTIEAI; the protein is encoded by the coding sequence ATGGCAGGTTCCAGGGAGATCAAGGCAAAGGGGATGAACGTGAAGAAGTTTGTCGACGAGAAGGTGGAGGAAATACGCGCCGCCGTCGGCAAGGGGGTGGCGATCAACGCCCTGTCGGGCGGGGTCGATTCCTCGGTGGTCACCATGCTGGGCCACAAGGCGTTGGGTGACAGGCTGAAGACCTATTTCATCGACACGGGCCTCATGCGCAAGGACGAACCCGAGCGCATAGCGTCAATCTTCAAGGGTCTTGGCGTCAACATCGAGATCCTCGATGCCAAAGCGAAGTTCTTCAAGGCGCTCAAGGGAATAACCGACCCGGAGCAGAAACGCGAGGCCATCACCCAAACATTTTACAAGGATGTTTTTGGCAGGCTCGTCACGAAAAGCAAGGCAAAGTACCTTCTCCAGGGGACGATCCTCACCGATATCGACGAGACGGTGGCAGGCATCAAGAGGCAGCATAACGTTTTCGAACAGCTCGGCATAGATCCGAAGAAGGCCTTCGGCTATCATATCCTCGAACCTCTTGTTCAACTCCGCAAGGACGGCGTCCGCAAGGTTGGAGCAGTGCTCGGCCTGCCCGCTTTCATGTACAAACGCATACCCTTCCCGGGTCCCGCTCTGGCCGCCCGCGTCGTCGGCGAGATAACACCCGAAAAGGTGGAGATCGTGAGACTCGCGACGGTCGTCGTTGAGGAAGAGCTCGCAAAAGTGAAGGCCTTTCAGTACCTGGCCATCCTTCACGAGGACAGGATGACGGGGATGCGCGACGGCAAGAGGGACTTCGGCCGCCAGATAGAGGTGCGCTGCTGGGATTCCGTGGATGCCCGCAAGGCGACTCCGACAAACCTGCCCTTCTCGAAGCTGACAAGGATAGCCTCCAGGATATGCCGGGAAGTGCCCGGCGTAGTAAGCGTAACTTACAATATCGCCGCAAAGCCGCCTTCAACGATCGAAGCGATCTAG
- a CDS encoding putative metallopeptidase — MGLRYDEVNDHVMDLLKEVRSQDFPELVNAKIKVLFDLKKRKSGGMVVLARIIKTNDLVRHLTRNGVDIIEGYDYIITLDKKCWDNITDLDRVKILRHELRHTFFDIEVDDNPYKLLNHSISDFYEEVELNKNDPRWRERVATLTEDIYEQEKEARTEKKRKKTRE; from the coding sequence ATGGGATTACGCTACGACGAGGTGAACGATCATGTCATGGATCTGCTCAAAGAGGTGAGATCACAGGACTTTCCCGAATTGGTGAATGCAAAGATAAAGGTCCTCTTTGACCTGAAAAAAAGAAAATCCGGCGGCATGGTTGTCCTCGCACGGATCATCAAGACGAACGACCTTGTTCGCCATCTCACCAGGAACGGTGTCGATATCATCGAAGGATATGATTATATCATCACCCTCGACAAGAAATGCTGGGACAACATCACCGATCTCGACAGAGTAAAGATACTGCGCCATGAACTGAGGCACACCTTCTTCGACATAGAGGTCGACGACAACCCGTACAAACTTCTCAATCACAGCATCTCCGACTTCTACGAGGAGGTTGAACTCAACAAGAACGACCCCCGCTGGCGCGAGCGCGTGGCCACTCTCACAGAGGACATCTACGAACAGGAAAAAGAGGCCCGCACGGAGAAGAAAAGGAAAAAGACGAGAGAATAA
- a CDS encoding HAD family phosphatase, which translates to MTSGTCDLDVVLFDFGGVLADEGFAKGLGAIAARNGLNEMDFIGLARELIHTTGYITGQADEHTYWQAIRDRTGITGSDYEFRNEILSRFTPRPWMLDIAKRLKASGIPAVILSDQTNWLDELNEIHAFFKHFDIVFNSYHLGKCKMDPTHFTDTISRLQAAPERMLFIDDSEDHCERARLSGMKAIRFASREQFLKDLSHYCHGIAP; encoded by the coding sequence ATGACCTCTGGCACATGTGACCTGGATGTAGTGCTTTTTGATTTCGGGGGTGTTCTGGCCGACGAAGGATTTGCAAAGGGGCTTGGCGCCATCGCGGCAAGGAACGGACTCAACGAAATGGATTTCATCGGCCTGGCCCGCGAACTCATACACACCACAGGATACATCACGGGCCAGGCCGATGAACACACTTACTGGCAGGCAATACGGGACAGAACGGGGATAACGGGCAGCGACTATGAATTCCGAAACGAGATCCTCTCCCGGTTCACCCCGAGGCCCTGGATGCTCGACATCGCAAAAAGACTCAAAGCATCGGGAATCCCCGCCGTCATCCTCAGCGACCAGACCAACTGGCTTGACGAACTCAACGAAATCCACGCTTTCTTCAAACACTTCGACATCGTCTTCAACAGCTACCATCTCGGTAAATGCAAGATGGATCCCACGCACTTCACCGACACCATCTCCCGTCTTCAGGCAGCGCCGGAGCGCATGCTCTTCATCGACGACAGCGAAGACCACTGCGAAAGGGCCCGCCTGTCAGGCATGAAAGCCATCCGCTTCGCAAGCCGCGAACAATTCCTGAAGGACCTGTCACATTATTGTCACGGCATCGCCCCTTAA